The genomic window ATATTGTGAATGTGGAACCCGTATCAGTCGAGTCAATTTTACATAGTGTCACCTAATGTAATATGATGTAAAatggaaatttattttttagtattaaaaattagaaaaaacagaataaataataggaaataagaaaataggtaaattttttctttatgaaaaaagataaatttgataAATGGATCCCAATatttataagtatcaaataaatatttcaatgtATAACACTATAACTTACTCCTTAGAGtctttaaaaacataatggtcattaaaatttaaatattttatttttgatgaCAAACATAGGCTCTTATAAAATCACGAAGCCTCTAATTTTATTTCACATCAGCCctatatattttatgttaaatgtaatttcatttttgttgatatatatgtgtgtgtgtgtgtgtgtgtgtgtgaactgCGTAAATCTAAGGACTGCTTAAATTGATTTATAAGTCATGCAATGAACTTGATTATTAGTTCATAAACTATGTAACATGGGTATCTTAATTTTGGTGGACTACCCCTATCAGTCGGGTGTGACACGGGTATGGGTACAGTGTTGGGTGCGGCTCAGGTACACTCAACGTACCCAGGTCCGTATCTGTCCAAAAACAAACTCGGACAATGTTGACCGAGtttattttcgtccaaaacttaggtttttttttctttatttcctttcaaaaacgCAGAGCCTCGACAAAATTGTGGGCGACATCCAGCAACCTCCAGCGACGTCCAGCAACTTTCGGCGACCTCCAGCGACCTTCCTGCAtgaactattttttctttttattgttgttcttagtagtatttttgttttcctgcatgaaaattcgactaatgtttatatttgactgtctagGGGGCTGCTcagttgtccatatgtttaaagtttttcataggctTCTTAGAAACACTGTTGCAAAAtccattgatatatattttctatgttgtttatttgtttatgttgatatattttttttattttgatatatatttagtatttcttcttgtttataaaGTGACATAGTTCATAAAGTGTcgtgtaaaattattttttcaaagttaAAATAAAACCCATCATTTACCTTTTAAAGAAATAACATTACACATAGTGCCATGTGAATCATCAATCATGGCTTCACTTTTCACACTATGTAAAATGCATTGATTTACCAAAAGCCACAACTTGAATCAAGTAAGAATTTCTGTACTTTTTCTTAAACCTATTTGATAGAGTAAATTCACAAATGGAACATGATACAGCATGCCATTTTTTCCAAAAGGAATGGCTAATAAAAGTAATTAGCAGACGTGGACCATATTGGTGACTAGTGTCACCAACAGTGTCTTTAAAAGTTGAGACCACATATAATTGTGTTTACGACAAGAATAGTGTGTCTATTGTTCTATAAAGCAGTCATTTCAAAATGGGAAATGGAAGCCAATAGGATATTGCTGATGATTATGATATTATATATTAGGTCATGGATAACACTAACAAAAAGATAGCATGAGACAATGGATAAAAATGTAATCAATATGGGAGGAGGTACTACACCTTCCAAAGCTGATGAACAGACATGAACAATGAGCAGTTTTCTTCAGGAACAACGCTTATTTTGAGTTCATGAAGATCAAATGCAAATGATATGCATGTAAAGCATTAAACTGTGAAACTGAACTTCACTATATTGCTGCAGAAATGCAAAACAGAGTTCACTTCAATAGGAAAAAACCAAAGAAGTACCCAAACTCTctgatacatacatatatatatatatatactaaatagagagagagagagagagagagaaagagatctcgTAAAGAGGTGATAAGAAATTGCACCTGCAGCTACAAGAAgcttttttatcttgttttttacAATTTACACACAAGCTTTTTTTGGCTGATGATGCCATTTCTCCAGATCAAATTATAGCTCACAAGTTTAAATATATCCACTCTTCATGTTCATTATAAAACTGTAAAAGCTGCATCCAATTGAATATGTACGTTCTGTGTTCTACACCTTCCAAAGCTGATGAACAGACATGAACAATGAGCAGTTTTCTTCAGGAACAATGCTTATTTTGAGTTCATGAAGATCAAATGTAAATGATATGCATGTAAAGCATTAAACTGTGAAACTGAACTTCACTATATTGCTGCAGATATGCAAAACAGAGTTCACTTCaataggaaaaaacaaaagaagcaccCAAACTCTCtgatacatacacacacacacacacatatatatatatatatagcttttatcttgttttttacAATTTACACACTCAACCTTTTTTTGGCTGATGATACCATCTTCTCCAGATCAAATTGTAGCTCACAAGTTTAAATATATCCACTCTTCATGTTCATTATAAAACTGTAAAAGCTGCATCCAATTGAATATGTACGTTCTGTAATTGCTCTTTGTGGTCCAataattcaagaaaaaagactGTTTGGTTGTCACACGGGTGCACCAAATATGGTGGTGCACCCGCGTCGACTCGGGTGCAGGTGCAACACTATAACCTTATTTACTCAGAAATGAAAAAGACATACAGAAAAGATAACAGTCAACAGTAGGGAAAATATTTAGAAAGAAATGAGACTCAGTATAACACTCCAATGAGTATAACACTTCAATGAGCTGAACTGGGCCTAATTTCATATGGAAAACCACTAAAAAACAGCAAAGGGAATGTAGCCAGACACCCATGAATGTGAACACTGACAATGCAAGTGCCTAAACTAAAGAAAACCAGAgatattgaaaaattttcaaaagggagaggttagagagagagagaatgaattAGAACTAGAAGAAGAACTCTCAAATGAGAGAggttagagaaagagagagagagattacatTCTCATTTCCGGAACAGTGGAGCTTGTGATAAGAGGAAATGATAGGTTGAGAGCGGATGGATTGTGAGAGCCACCAAAGATAAAAGAGAGATTGGActggaggaagaaaagggatATCTCCTGTTTTTAGGGTTTCAAAAGTCAgactttttccaatttttaacTACCTCACTATCTTAATGGTGTTTGGTTCGTCTGATTCTTtcaaaaaacctcatttttgtttttctggttttctaTTCAAACACTAGAatacttaaaagttaaaactcaGCTTCTTAACTTCAATATCCAGCTCTTTTCTGATATTTCTGCTAACTAAACAAGCCCTAAaagcaaaccaaaaaaaaattacctactttaACACATTCACATGTTAAATAGTTTGACATGATGTTGGTCTTTAGACCATTCTCAGTTTCATATACATTAAAAGAAGAGGGAAACAGAGATTTAGATTCACAGACATGCTGTTGTTTTACTCTATCCAGAACTGATTCTCATTCACTTGGGAAGCTGATGGTATAAAGAAGCAATattgtttcttaatttcttttcttcttctttctgccTGGCATACCAACTGCTTTTGCTCATACAAAAATCCGACGCACCAATTCGTAATGAATATGGATAGAGCAATTGATCATGATAGATAGCATTAATTGCAAACTTGTGTAAGAGAACTTGTTATTAACCAAATAGAAACACTTCTCGTGTTGCCTGTGTATTTGTGAACGCGCTGCTGCCTGTTTTGAAACAGAAAAGAGTAATAAAAATTATCAGCAAGTACTAGCAGCCAAATTACAGGCAGACACAACTTTTTTCCCAATAGTATGGCAATGTTACAGACATGAGGTCAGCTTGTTTATTCATGCATGGTGAcaccaattgcaaaatttgaaaattctgatCCTTTATGTTAATTCAGAGAGAAATTGTTGTTCAGTACTCAAACAACTTCCTCTAAATTGAACCTCCGAAGTACGTTTCCAGTTTCTTCCAGAGCACTGCAGTATTACACAGCAATATTTTCAATCAGTaacacatcaaaatgaagaactCAAAATCATTGTAAAacaccaagagagagagaaagagagagattttactACTTTCGTGTACTTGGCTATATTCATACACACCTTCCAGGCCTAAGGATCTTGTACTTTCCCGGATTTGTAAGGTCCACAACTGTGGACCCAGAACGCCCAACTGGAAGTTGGCCACCATCATAAATGTGTGCACAGAGTGGCCAAAGATCCTCGAAGTCTTTAATGTCAACACTGCTAGGCTGCCCACTCAAGTTGGCGCTTGTAAGGGCAATGGCACTTCCAAAACCTTGTGCAACTGCTTGAATAAACGTAGCATCAGGCACACGAATTCCTATACTATCCAACCCTGGGTTGAGGGATTCCTCCAGGTTACTCGAATCTCCTGTGTATTGATGGTGATACTCTTAATATTTCTTCCATAAACATGAGCAAGGTTGGGAGTTTGCTGTATGAAACTGACCTCGCAAAAGCACAACAGTGACAGGGCCAGGTAGAAGAGATTCAAGCAGATCATTTGGCAAGTTCTCTGTGACTGCAAACCTACAGATATCTGACACTTTTCCAACACAGATAGCTAGAGGACTAGTCAGTTTCCGCCCTTTAATCTCATAGATTCGATTAACAGCATCCACAGAGCTATAAAACAGCAGATCAACCACATAAATTTTAGTGACACACATAATTAGCACAAATACTTTGTAGACTAAAGCTGCATAAATTAAGGTAGAAAAACTATGATAACTTGGAAAAGATGGGAATCTTGCATTAATAATGATCATTGGTGCTTCTATTAGCTGTCTTGCCCAGCAGTCCCTCAGCAACATTACTTGAACAATCACAGTAGCCCACGTGCAATCTAACACCTTTAGCTTACATCCAACTTTGATGGTAGCACTGCTACATCTGTTGTAGGATGTGGCAGTATTGTATCCAGAAAAACTCTAATCCAGCTATACTTTTTTCATTCTAAGTACTTTCTGCGACTATAAACTTTCTACTTTTCAAAGTATTAttggttttaacttttcttCAAGACCAAGATTTTCCTAAAATTATCCTGAAAAAAATATACTTTGGGTTATTGCCTTGTCAAATTTGCCTGTACCACTATATATGATAGGACAAAGACATGCAGGCATCTGGGGATAGTACATGTGAATGTTTTCCAGCCAGAGTAAATGCAAATCAATTCACCCGTCCATTCCTCAAGACTGATTGcttaaaacacaaaaacagaGTTCTGCTGGTTTTGTGCTGTATTGTACCTGTGGAAGTTATACAATGGTATATGGGCAGTGATGTCACATGACTGCTTGGAAGGGTGCCATGGCCTTGTTGACACATATGGACAAGGTTGTGGGTGCAATAGACAGCTCTTGCACTGATTTGACATAGATAAGTAGCTATTGTCATTTAATTCTTGAATGCTGCAAATTTAGATAGACATGGAAAAAACAGATACACTGCACATCTTattcctccacctcctccatcAGGTGCTATAGGTGACAATTTGGGCAACATGAGTTCTAATAAATATTGTAACTTGGAGAATTTTGAAGCACATACTGGTATGTAAACAAAATGATGCTCTATTTAGTTTCTCCTACATTATGCACTTTGATACAGGTGCACAGAATAAAATAGAGATAACAAGACACTATCCTAGTAACCCATGCCTTGCACAGCAAAAAGTTTAATCCTTACCAGGCATCACAAGCAAGGCCATAAAGAGTGTCAGTGGGTACGGCAATAACTTGCCCAGACTTGAGAGCATGAACTGCTTCTTCTACATGCAGTTCATTTGCCGGAAGTACCATACCCATTTTAGTTGTATCAACATTTGTGACACAATTCTGCATTTTGCCGACAAATCTTTCCCAGCAGGTCCTTCTAGAACCTTGTCTCTGATTTGCTGCGAAAGATAAACCACACTCAAGCAAGCCTTGACGAAGCCTGCAACTCAGGGATGGAGTCCTGTAAAATCTCCCTGCCATAAAAGGAACAAAACTTACATTATGAATAACAAATTCTGCAGTTGAAACAACAGGAGGActttaaaagcaaataaaatgacaaaagaatttGGAGCACCTcttaacaagaaaaattgagGACACATAGGCTGAAGAAAACGTATCTTTTCTGCAACACTGATAGGAAAAACCATCACAGTATTTATTCTTCACAGTCTCAATCCCTAAagacaagtaaaaaagaaaaagtaaattgaATCTCTAACATGCATTGCTCTAGCATCAAGCCTGTAACTGCATTAGTTCTTGAACACAACAAGAGTATTTAAAATATTACAACAAATTGTTGACTAGGTCAAATTATTCCAAACACACGTCTCAACTATAGCCAAACAagaaaccattgtcacaaatatcgttctagGGTTTttaatggtgaggtttttctggGGTATTTTTTtagtaaagttgtttttctcggAAAAATTGCAGCAAAACATTTCTAAAcattagataaaaataaaataaaagagaacCTAATAAGAAGACGTAAGTAAAACCAGATGAAAGTGATAGAAAGAATGCTTTAATGATCATAAAAATAATGgaatataatttaatttaacaCTTTAAGTATAAATTGAATCAACGACGAgattattgttaaaaaaagataaaaataaaaaaattggggaaaatcacgataaatttatttgttgcattcttttaaaatatcacgattttcccatttttttcgcttttctctttttttcgataatatcgcaatattttttaaaataccatgatatttgtgacactgCAAGAAACCAAAAATTGCAACCTCAATCACCTTTGGTGACATATATCCAAGCTTCGTGCCATTTAAAGCTTTAGCAAGAAATGCTCTCCATATCGCCAGCTGAACCCTATAATGGGATAGTCTTCACTAACCCAAGGAACCCAACCTTCgtacatgaaaagaaaatcatcaaatCAGAGCCTTTTTATAGACTTAGATCCTTACACTGAAAGTTGGATACAAATTTTTCAATCAATACAGTAAACACTTGGCACACATCACCCAAAGCATTTCTTGCCAACAAAATAACCAATAACCTATGACAACTTCAAGCTATCATGAACAGGTCCGTCTATCCATTAGAACCAATGGGTTAGGTCAACGTTTCAAGAACACCGAGAAATCtccaacaaaaattaaaaa from Nymphaea colorata isolate Beijing-Zhang1983 chromosome 6, ASM883128v2, whole genome shotgun sequence includes these protein-coding regions:
- the LOC116255383 gene encoding uncharacterized protein LOC116255383 isoform X2 — protein: MVFPISVAEKIRFLQPMCPQFFLLRGRFYRTPSLSCRLRQGLLECGLSFAANQRQGSRRTCWERFVGKMQNCVTNVDTTKMGMVLPANELHVEEAVHALKSGQVIAVPTDTLYGLACDACSVDAVNRIYEIKGRKLTSPLAICVGKVSDICRFAVTENLPNDLLESLLPGPVTVVLLRGDSSNLEESLNPGLDSIGIRVPDATFIQAVAQGFGSAIALTSANLSGQPSSVDIKDFEDLWPLCAHIYDGGQLPVGRSGSTVVDLTNPGKYKILRPGSALEETGNVLRRFNLEEVV
- the LOC116255383 gene encoding uncharacterized protein LOC116255383 isoform X1, which codes for MARSLDICHQSVAEKIRFLQPMCPQFFLLRGRFYRTPSLSCRLRQGLLECGLSFAANQRQGSRRTCWERFVGKMQNCVTNVDTTKMGMVLPANELHVEEAVHALKSGQVIAVPTDTLYGLACDACSVDAVNRIYEIKGRKLTSPLAICVGKVSDICRFAVTENLPNDLLESLLPGPVTVVLLRGDSSNLEESLNPGLDSIGIRVPDATFIQAVAQGFGSAIALTSANLSGQPSSVDIKDFEDLWPLCAHIYDGGQLPVGRSGSTVVDLTNPGKYKILRPGSALEETGNVLRRFNLEEVV
- the LOC116255383 gene encoding uncharacterized protein LOC116255383 isoform X3, which codes for MCPQFFLLRGRFYRTPSLSCRLRQGLLECGLSFAANQRQGSRRTCWERFVGKMQNCVTNVDTTKMGMVLPANELHVEEAVHALKSGQVIAVPTDTLYGLACDACSVDAVNRIYEIKGRKLTSPLAICVGKVSDICRFAVTENLPNDLLESLLPGPVTVVLLRGDSSNLEESLNPGLDSIGIRVPDATFIQAVAQGFGSAIALTSANLSGQPSSVDIKDFEDLWPLCAHIYDGGQLPVGRSGSTVVDLTNPGKYKILRPGSALEETGNVLRRFNLEEVV